The following proteins are co-located in the Chryseobacterium daecheongense genome:
- a CDS encoding NifU family protein: METNVAHEDTVTRVMEALESIRPFLNKDGGDIELIDVKDNSVYVKLLGNCSGCSLNFSTLKLGVENTIKQHAPEIEKVISVE, encoded by the coding sequence ATGGAAACAAACGTAGCACACGAAGATACTGTAACAAGAGTAATGGAGGCTTTAGAAAGTATCCGTCCGTTTTTGAATAAAGACGGAGGTGATATTGAGCTTATTGATGTGAAAGATAACTCGGTTTATGTAAAACTTTTAGGAAACTGTTCCGGATGTTCTTTGAACTTTTCAACACTTAAACTGGGTGTAGAAAATACAATAAAGCAGCACGCTCCGGAGATCGAAAAGGTAATAAGCGTAGAGTAA
- a CDS encoding Mrp/NBP35 family ATP-binding protein, translating to MLTKEKVQDFLKEIEVDDLVNNLQIVGNDVYIDMTAHSPAMHEKKKLEAAMKQAFASEFGEDIHLKLKIVSPEPSEIQQSQIKGKQIPGIQNIIAIASGKGGVGKSTVAANMAVTLAKMGFKVGLLDADIYGPSVPTMFDTEGQKPISVEVNGKNLMKPVENYGVKMLSIGYFSGANQAVVWRGPMASKALNQMIRDANWGELDFLLIDLPPGTGDIHLSIIQEVPVTGAVIVSTPQHVALADVRKGIAMFQMESINIPVLGLIENMAYFTPEELPDNKYYIFGNQGAQYLADDLGIPVLGEIPLIQSIREAGDVGRPAALQENSKIADIYTETARNMVESLVERNKNLPPTEAVKITTMAGCSPKAKK from the coding sequence ATGTTGACGAAAGAAAAGGTTCAAGATTTCCTTAAAGAAATAGAAGTAGATGATTTAGTTAATAATCTTCAGATTGTAGGAAATGATGTATATATAGATATGACGGCGCATTCACCGGCAATGCATGAAAAGAAAAAATTAGAGGCTGCAATGAAGCAGGCTTTTGCCAGTGAGTTTGGAGAAGATATCCATTTAAAGCTTAAAATAGTTTCTCCTGAGCCAAGTGAAATTCAGCAAAGCCAGATCAAAGGAAAGCAGATTCCGGGAATTCAGAATATTATCGCAATTGCTTCCGGTAAAGGAGGTGTTGGAAAATCTACCGTAGCTGCAAATATGGCAGTTACTTTAGCTAAAATGGGCTTTAAAGTGGGTCTATTGGATGCAGATATTTACGGACCATCTGTCCCTACCATGTTTGATACGGAAGGACAAAAGCCGATTTCTGTAGAGGTTAACGGAAAAAATCTAATGAAGCCTGTAGAGAACTATGGTGTGAAAATGCTTTCAATCGGATATTTCTCGGGAGCTAATCAGGCAGTAGTTTGGAGAGGTCCAATGGCTTCTAAAGCTCTGAACCAAATGATTAGAGATGCGAATTGGGGAGAGCTGGACTTTTTATTGATCGACTTACCTCCGGGTACAGGAGATATTCACTTATCAATTATTCAGGAAGTGCCTGTTACAGGAGCTGTGATTGTAAGTACACCTCAACATGTTGCATTGGCAGACGTAAGAAAAGGTATTGCCATGTTCCAGATGGAAAGTATTAATATTCCGGTTCTTGGATTAATCGAAAATATGGCGTACTTTACACCTGAAGAATTACCTGATAATAAATATTATATTTTTGGAAACCAGGGAGCACAATATTTAGCTGATGATCTTGGAATTCCGGTACTGGGAGAAATTCCTCTGATCCAGAGTATAAGAGAGGCAGGAGATGTCGGAAGGCCGGCAGCATTGCAGGAAAATTCCAAAATCGCAGATATTTATACGGAAACAGCACGTAACATGGTAGAAAGTCTTGTAGAAAGGAATAAAAACCTTCCACCTACTGAAGCTGTAAAGATCACAACTATGGCAGGATGCTCTCCAAAGGCAAAAAAATAA
- a CDS encoding BON domain-containing protein, with the protein MKKTIAMAALALAVSFGAISCKKKVSDADLQTQATTIVTSNPSASVEVKDGVAHLSGTFPDQASKDAMIKQLKAVNGVKDVMDMATIAPATPPVETQSAVDPAVQKKVQDAVKDFPSVKVEVVNGELTLTGNVSKEQARKIKQSVDALKAGKVNYNYTVK; encoded by the coding sequence ATGAAAAAAACTATTGCAATGGCTGCCTTAGCTCTGGCAGTATCGTTCGGTGCTATTTCTTGTAAAAAGAAAGTTTCTGATGCTGATCTTCAGACTCAAGCTACCACGATTGTAACGTCCAACCCAAGTGCTTCCGTTGAAGTAAAAGATGGTGTAGCCCACCTAAGTGGAACATTTCCTGATCAGGCTTCTAAAGATGCAATGATCAAACAACTAAAAGCAGTAAATGGTGTAAAAGACGTTATGGATATGGCGACTATTGCTCCTGCAACTCCTCCGGTTGAAACGCAATCTGCAGTAGATCCGGCAGTTCAGAAAAAAGTTCAGGATGCTGTAAAAGATTTCCCTTCTGTGAAAGTAGAAGTTGTAAACGGTGAATTAACGCTTACTGGAAACGTTTCTAAAGAACAGGCTAGAAAAATCAAGCAATCTGTGGATGCTTTGAAAGCAGGAAAAGTAAATTATAACTACACTGTAAAATAA
- a CDS encoding cation:dicarboxylase symporter family transporter: MKGQNKLFIAIIIALILGVGIGGIVHVQYPESAEPFSKNIKLLGTIFIRLVQMIIAPLVFTTLVVGIAKMSDIKMIGRVGTKAMLWFISASLMSLFIGLMLVNWLEPGHVTKLPIQDAASAEELLKSSKGFTLEDFVKHVIPKSLFEAFATNEVLQIVVFSIMFGVALANLGEEYAKPVIKLFDIVAHAILKMVGYIMWFAPLGVLGAIAAVVAVNGFEIFKVYAVYLRDFFFALGVLWLVLLLVGYLILGNRLFELLKRIKAPLLIAFSTTSSEAVFPKLVEELEKFGCNSRVVSFILPLGYSFNLDGSMMYMTFASIFIAQIYGIEMTLGQQITMLLVLMLTSKGIAGVPRASLVIIVATCSMFGIPPEGIALILPIDHFCDMGRSMTNVLGNALATSAVSKWEGQLENPAVEA; encoded by the coding sequence ATGAAAGGACAAAATAAGCTGTTTATAGCGATTATTATTGCACTTATCTTGGGTGTAGGAATTGGAGGAATTGTTCACGTACAGTATCCGGAAAGTGCAGAACCTTTTTCTAAAAATATTAAATTACTCGGAACTATTTTCATCAGGCTGGTACAGATGATCATTGCTCCATTGGTATTTACCACTCTTGTAGTGGGAATTGCCAAGATGAGCGATATCAAAATGATAGGCAGAGTAGGAACAAAAGCAATGTTATGGTTTATCTCTGCATCGCTGATGTCTCTTTTTATCGGGTTGATGTTGGTAAACTGGCTTGAACCCGGGCATGTTACCAAACTTCCGATTCAGGATGCTGCTTCAGCCGAAGAGCTTTTAAAAAGCAGTAAAGGATTTACTCTGGAAGATTTCGTAAAGCACGTTATCCCGAAAAGTTTATTTGAGGCTTTTGCAACCAATGAGGTATTGCAGATCGTAGTATTTTCGATTATGTTTGGTGTTGCACTGGCTAATCTGGGTGAAGAATATGCAAAACCTGTTATAAAGCTATTTGATATTGTGGCCCATGCCATTTTGAAAATGGTAGGATATATTATGTGGTTTGCACCATTGGGTGTACTTGGTGCTATTGCTGCTGTGGTAGCGGTGAATGGCTTTGAAATTTTTAAAGTATATGCAGTTTATCTCAGAGATTTCTTCTTTGCTTTAGGTGTTCTTTGGCTGGTGCTGCTATTGGTCGGATATCTGATTTTAGGGAATCGTTTGTTTGAGTTATTAAAAAGAATTAAAGCTCCTTTGCTTATTGCTTTTTCTACAACAAGTTCTGAGGCTGTTTTTCCAAAGTTGGTTGAAGAACTGGAAAAATTTGGTTGTAACAGCAGGGTAGTGTCTTTCATCTTACCTTTGGGATATTCATTCAATTTGGATGGAAGTATGATGTATATGACGTTTGCTTCAATATTTATTGCTCAGATCTATGGAATTGAGATGACCCTGGGGCAGCAGATCACGATGCTTTTGGTTTTAATGCTTACCTCTAAAGGAATTGCAGGTGTACCGAGAGCTTCACTGGTAATTATTGTGGCAACTTGTTCCATGTTCGGAATTCCACCGGAGGGAATTGCTTTGATTTTACCTATTGACCATTTCTGTGACATGGGAAGAAGTATGACAAATGTATTAGGAAATGCTTTAGCTACGTCCGCAGTATCCAAATGGGAGGGACAGCTTGAAAATCCTGCTGTAGAAGCGTAA
- a CDS encoding phytanoyl-CoA dioxygenase family protein — MSGFHLQTLKGEVVKNGFAVINNVFSDEEVEAITNVIENIDTSRETFRKSEDLFAIRQFLKEIPQIVTPVFNEKVKEIIREIFGDHYFVVKSIYFDKPEKSNWYVAYHQDLTISVDKKLELPDFGPWTTKQNQFAVQPPLNILENIYTIRIHLDDTDEENGALKVVTGSHAKGIYRPETINWNFETEKICKVSKGGIMIMKPLILHGSNRTTNGRKRRVIHIEFSDRELPYELQWSERLSLNGALNHIK; from the coding sequence ATGAGCGGATTTCATTTACAGACTTTGAAAGGTGAGGTTGTTAAAAACGGATTTGCTGTTATTAACAATGTTTTCTCGGATGAAGAAGTTGAGGCTATAACCAACGTTATTGAAAATATAGATACATCCCGGGAAACATTCAGAAAATCAGAGGATCTGTTTGCAATAAGGCAGTTTTTAAAAGAAATTCCTCAAATTGTAACACCTGTTTTCAACGAAAAGGTCAAAGAAATCATCAGAGAAATTTTCGGAGATCATTATTTTGTTGTAAAAAGCATTTATTTTGATAAGCCCGAAAAATCCAATTGGTATGTTGCTTACCATCAGGATCTGACCATTTCAGTTGATAAAAAACTGGAATTGCCTGATTTTGGTCCGTGGACCACAAAGCAAAATCAATTTGCTGTTCAACCGCCGTTGAATATTCTTGAAAATATCTATACCATCAGAATTCATCTGGATGATACTGACGAAGAGAATGGAGCTTTAAAAGTTGTTACCGGATCTCATGCTAAAGGCATTTACCGACCAGAGACCATTAACTGGAATTTTGAAACGGAAAAAATCTGCAAAGTTTCCAAAGGTGGAATTATGATTATGAAGCCACTTATACTTCATGGCTCAAACAGGACAACGAACGGAAGAAAAAGACGTGTAATCCATATTGAATTCTCTGATAGAGAACTGCCATATGAGTTACAATGGTCAGAAAGATTGTCATTAAATGGAGCTTTAAATCATATTAAATAA
- a CDS encoding GH92 family glycosyl hydrolase has translation MRKGFIVVSLFIAQVIYSQNYSRYVNPFIGTGGHGHTFPGAIVPFGMVQLSPDTRIDGSWDGCSGYHYSDSVIYGFSHTHLNGTGVSDYGDIMLMPTMGNPSLDNKDYSSKFSHKNETASAGFYSVKLDKNNIDVRLTTTKRVGYHEYTFNNSGNANIILDLNHRDKLLEGEVKIIDDRTIEVFRRSEAWATNQYIYARIEFSKPLKLTKKEANGKQENNMYTGTKVALAFSAPVKKGEKISVKVALSPTGYEGAGKNMLAEGQSNDFENIRKQADNDWNKELSKIEVKSDDTNKLSIFYTALYHVFTQPNIYMDVDGKYRGRDNKFYTANGFDYYSVFSLWDTFRAAHPLMTLIDRKRTADFINTFIRQYEQGGKLPVWELASNETECMIGYHAVSVIADAMTKGIKGFDYEKAYEASKNSAILDIFGLNAYKQNNYISVDDEHESVSKTLEYAYDDWCIAQMVKILNKKEDYRYFMNRSQNWKSLYNPENGFMQARKNGNWYQPFDPREVNNNYTEGNSWHYSYFVPQDIPGLIDAHGGKEKFEQFIDAIFTTPSTTTGREQADITGLIGQYAQGNEPSHHIAYLYNFVDKPQKADEKIRYILDHFYQNTPDGLIGNEDCGQMSAWYVLSSMGIYSVTPGKPEWETVTPYFDEIKLHLEDGTTRTITKNTGKEELKKLGFENVKSIKDFKYNEQTASPVIVADRLFDFSTKVQITPLNPKDKVYYMTIDENDKNVRKTFSTYKGPFTINKTTQVSAYAQRNGEKSSVTTANFNRRPNHWDITVNSKVNPQYTAGGKLALIDGINGTENWRKGEWQGYQGQTFEAILDFISPQQLTRLSSTYLQDSRAWILMPKKVEYYASMNGKDFILLKTVDNTVDSKDEKVQIKDFTADILPTEARYIKIKAYHFGKLPEWHQGAGGDSYIFIDEISAQ, from the coding sequence ATGAGAAAAGGTTTCATAGTAGTTTCTTTATTTATTGCTCAGGTTATTTATTCCCAGAATTATTCCCGGTATGTTAATCCTTTCATAGGAACCGGAGGTCATGGCCACACCTTTCCGGGAGCGATTGTTCCTTTCGGAATGGTCCAGCTTTCACCTGACACCAGGATAGATGGCAGCTGGGACGGGTGCAGTGGTTATCATTATTCCGATTCGGTCATTTATGGGTTTTCCCATACCCACCTCAATGGTACGGGAGTTTCAGACTATGGTGATATTATGCTAATGCCTACCATGGGAAATCCAAGCCTGGACAACAAAGACTATTCTTCAAAATTTTCCCATAAAAATGAAACTGCTTCTGCCGGATTCTATTCTGTAAAATTGGATAAAAACAATATTGATGTCCGTTTAACAACAACCAAAAGAGTAGGATATCATGAATATACTTTCAACAACAGTGGAAATGCCAATATCATACTTGACCTTAATCACAGGGATAAACTTCTGGAAGGAGAGGTGAAAATTATTGATGATAGAACGATTGAGGTCTTCAGAAGAAGTGAGGCCTGGGCCACAAACCAATATATTTATGCCCGGATTGAATTTTCCAAGCCATTAAAACTGACGAAGAAAGAAGCTAACGGAAAGCAGGAAAATAATATGTATACCGGAACAAAGGTGGCTTTAGCATTTTCGGCTCCTGTTAAAAAGGGAGAGAAGATCAGCGTAAAGGTCGCTTTATCTCCAACAGGCTATGAAGGTGCAGGAAAAAACATGCTGGCAGAAGGTCAGTCGAATGATTTTGAAAACATAAGAAAACAAGCTGACAATGATTGGAACAAGGAACTTTCCAAGATTGAGGTAAAATCAGACGACACTAATAAGCTGAGTATTTTTTACACCGCTTTATATCATGTTTTTACGCAGCCTAATATTTATATGGATGTTGATGGGAAATACAGGGGTCGTGATAATAAGTTCTATACGGCAAACGGATTCGATTACTATTCTGTTTTTTCTCTATGGGATACTTTCAGGGCTGCACATCCGCTCATGACCTTAATTGACAGAAAACGAACTGCGGATTTTATTAATACCTTCATCAGACAGTACGAGCAAGGTGGAAAATTGCCGGTATGGGAGCTTGCCTCTAACGAAACAGAATGTATGATCGGTTATCATGCAGTTTCTGTAATCGCAGACGCCATGACCAAAGGAATCAAGGGTTTCGATTACGAAAAAGCGTATGAAGCTTCTAAAAATTCTGCAATACTGGATATTTTTGGACTGAATGCTTACAAGCAAAACAATTATATCAGTGTAGATGATGAACATGAGAGCGTTTCCAAAACGCTGGAATATGCATATGACGATTGGTGTATTGCACAAATGGTTAAAATTTTAAACAAAAAAGAAGACTACCGGTATTTCATGAACCGTTCCCAGAACTGGAAAAGCCTCTACAATCCTGAAAACGGCTTTATGCAGGCCAGAAAAAACGGGAACTGGTATCAACCTTTTGATCCAAGAGAGGTAAACAACAATTACACGGAAGGGAACTCATGGCATTATTCTTATTTTGTTCCCCAGGATATTCCGGGCTTAATTGATGCCCATGGAGGAAAAGAAAAATTCGAACAGTTCATCGATGCCATTTTCACCACCCCTAGCACAACAACGGGCAGGGAACAAGCTGATATCACAGGTCTTATAGGACAGTATGCGCAAGGCAATGAACCAAGCCATCATATTGCTTATCTGTATAATTTTGTGGATAAACCACAAAAAGCAGACGAGAAGATCAGATACATACTCGATCATTTTTATCAAAACACTCCGGATGGATTGATCGGAAATGAAGATTGCGGACAGATGAGTGCATGGTATGTTTTAAGTTCCATGGGTATTTATTCTGTAACTCCGGGTAAGCCGGAATGGGAAACCGTTACCCCTTATTTTGATGAAATTAAGCTTCACCTTGAAGACGGCACTACCAGAACGATTACAAAAAACACAGGCAAAGAGGAGCTCAAGAAACTGGGATTTGAAAATGTAAAATCCATAAAAGATTTTAAATACAATGAACAAACCGCATCTCCTGTGATTGTAGCTGACAGGCTTTTTGATTTTTCTACTAAAGTACAGATCACTCCCCTCAACCCAAAAGACAAGGTTTATTACATGACCATAGACGAAAATGATAAAAATGTAAGAAAAACTTTCTCCACGTACAAAGGTCCGTTTACCATTAATAAAACCACCCAGGTTTCTGCATATGCTCAAAGAAACGGAGAAAAAAGCTCAGTTACCACTGCTAATTTTAACAGAAGGCCTAATCATTGGGATATTACTGTAAACTCAAAGGTGAATCCTCAATACACAGCAGGAGGCAAACTCGCTCTTATTGATGGCATCAATGGTACTGAAAACTGGAGAAAGGGAGAATGGCAAGGCTATCAGGGGCAAACTTTTGAAGCTATTCTTGATTTTATATCTCCGCAACAGCTTACCCGACTGTCTTCAACCTATCTTCAGGATAGCAGGGCATGGATTTTAATGCCTAAAAAGGTAGAATACTATGCTTCAATGAACGGAAAAGATTTTATACTATTGAAAACCGTTGATAATACTGTGGATTCTAAAGATGAGAAAGTTCAGATCAAAGATTTTACTGCAGATATTCTGCCTACAGAGGCCCGGTATATTAAAATAAAAGCTTATCATTTTGGTAAACTTCCGGAGTGGCACCAGGGAGCCGGCGGTGATTCTTACATCTTTATAGACGAAATTTCCGCTCAATAG
- a CDS encoding outer membrane beta-barrel protein: protein MKKILLVLIILINTAILNGQKLAIDGKVMDFEKKPVENATVYLLKQKDSSIINYTPTNKEGKFSLKTDPSNEPTVLKIDAEKLVSYSKNIEKINQSLSLGSIELEKNSVFNIEEVKLTVSPVKIKKDTIEFNASSIKVRPDSKIEELLKQIPGVEISNEGKITVNGKDVDQIMINGKPFFDKDGKIALQNLPADIIKNIQFTTTKTKEEELNGKTAKSNNTTINFNIDEKKNKGLISRLTLGYGSDKRYEGSGLISYFKKDTKISLLASSNNINSQGFSNDEVFDSMGRGRNSWMMQGGSVMTVGGNTYYSQGGGNTRGIQRSTTIGFNYSDKLGKDADLETMSFMHSNNNLKTRSKVSRTTLLPDYTLKTNSESSGESENRQYNFDTAARIKLDSLTSIYISPSFSRSEGSNFNNSKSSTFRDNTLLNESDAYTSTDSESNSFNPNIYFSRKFRKKGRVVYANINSNISESKSNNLNQSRTVFYQNNGTNDDRNQLAKNKTQNSNYRFSTGYTEPLSDSATVSLNLNYEAKISGAERNVNDFDANTGQYSKYNSVLSNSMDQKINQLSPELSFELNKNKINIWSSVNLQISDMKVNSVFNDQQYNLQKSFILPSYNLNLQYQFSQNKRLSLYNYADFNIPSAEQLTPYEDLSNPLITYKGNPDLKNTWTNRTYLYFSNYNMVKDINYYVNIGFTYGNNDVTNYSYYDNSGKQFVTYANISGNKNINLGGGFSKSFKWKENKLVINPRINTSYSYNRGFINSQQFSSGSYSINPGLNLTYEVKDKLTIKPSYSIGYNFSNYTNYSIEKVQTTNQVLKLQLTNYLFKSNLVFGNDFEYNTNSNIAQGFKRDFYFWNTSFGYSFFKKQLTAKIKVYDVLNQNQSVRRTITNSYFEDRDDLILKRYVMFSLSMKLNKFAGKKMRNQ, encoded by the coding sequence ATGAAGAAAATTTTGCTGGTATTGATTATTTTGATCAATACTGCGATCTTAAACGGTCAAAAACTCGCCATCGATGGAAAAGTGATGGATTTTGAAAAAAAGCCTGTAGAAAACGCCACCGTTTATCTTCTCAAACAAAAAGATTCTTCCATTATCAATTATACCCCCACTAATAAAGAAGGTAAATTTTCTTTAAAAACGGATCCGTCCAATGAACCTACCGTTCTGAAAATTGATGCTGAAAAATTAGTATCCTATTCTAAAAATATAGAGAAAATAAATCAATCGCTCTCATTAGGCTCTATTGAACTGGAAAAAAATTCTGTTTTTAATATTGAAGAGGTGAAGCTTACTGTTTCTCCGGTAAAAATTAAAAAAGACACTATCGAATTTAATGCATCCTCGATCAAAGTACGGCCTGATAGTAAAATCGAGGAACTGCTTAAACAGATTCCCGGAGTTGAAATCAGTAACGAAGGAAAAATTACAGTAAACGGTAAAGATGTGGATCAGATCATGATCAACGGAAAACCTTTTTTCGATAAAGACGGCAAAATTGCATTACAGAATCTCCCGGCAGATATCATAAAAAATATTCAGTTTACGACTACTAAAACCAAAGAGGAAGAGCTCAATGGAAAAACGGCAAAATCAAACAATACAACCATCAACTTCAATATTGACGAAAAGAAAAACAAAGGACTTATTTCCAGGTTAACTCTGGGCTATGGTTCTGATAAACGTTATGAAGGAAGCGGCCTTATAAGCTACTTTAAAAAGGACACGAAAATAAGCCTGCTGGCTTCATCCAATAATATTAATTCCCAGGGCTTTTCTAATGATGAGGTCTTTGACAGCATGGGACGTGGAAGAAATTCCTGGATGATGCAGGGAGGAAGCGTAATGACGGTAGGAGGCAATACGTATTATTCCCAGGGAGGAGGCAACACCAGAGGAATCCAGAGGTCTACAACGATAGGATTTAATTATAGTGATAAATTGGGAAAAGATGCAGACCTTGAGACGATGAGCTTCATGCATTCGAATAATAATCTGAAAACACGATCTAAAGTTTCAAGAACAACCTTACTTCCGGATTATACCTTAAAAACCAACTCCGAAAGCAGTGGAGAAAGCGAAAACAGACAATATAATTTTGATACTGCTGCACGGATTAAATTAGATTCGTTAACCAGTATTTACATTTCACCTTCATTTTCCAGAAGCGAAGGATCTAATTTTAATAATTCAAAATCATCCACTTTCAGGGATAATACCCTTCTCAACGAAAGTGATGCTTACACAAGTACAGATTCTGAGAGCAATTCATTCAATCCGAATATCTATTTTTCGAGAAAGTTCAGAAAAAAAGGGCGCGTTGTATACGCCAACATCAACAGCAATATTTCGGAATCTAAAAGTAATAATTTAAACCAGTCCAGGACTGTATTTTATCAGAACAACGGGACTAATGATGACAGAAACCAGCTCGCTAAAAATAAAACACAAAACAGCAATTACCGTTTTAGTACAGGATATACGGAACCTCTTTCGGATTCTGCTACCGTAAGCCTTAATTTAAATTATGAAGCAAAGATCTCCGGAGCTGAGAGAAACGTTAATGACTTTGATGCCAATACCGGGCAGTACTCAAAATACAACTCTGTTCTTTCAAACAGCATGGATCAAAAAATTAATCAGCTTTCCCCGGAGTTGAGTTTTGAGCTCAATAAAAACAAAATCAACATCTGGTCTTCAGTGAATCTTCAGATTTCCGATATGAAAGTGAACTCTGTTTTTAATGATCAACAATATAACCTTCAGAAGAGCTTTATCCTTCCCAGCTATAATCTTAACCTGCAATATCAATTTTCCCAGAATAAAAGGTTAAGCCTCTACAATTATGCTGACTTTAATATTCCAAGTGCTGAGCAGCTAACTCCTTATGAAGACCTTTCCAATCCTTTAATTACCTACAAGGGAAATCCGGATCTTAAAAATACCTGGACCAACAGAACCTATCTTTACTTCAGTAATTATAATATGGTAAAAGATATCAATTATTATGTGAATATTGGATTTACCTACGGAAATAATGATGTTACCAATTATTCCTATTATGATAATTCGGGAAAACAGTTTGTTACGTATGCCAACATAAGTGGTAATAAAAATATCAACCTTGGTGGTGGATTCAGTAAAAGTTTTAAATGGAAGGAAAATAAGCTTGTGATTAATCCAAGAATTAATACGAGTTACAGCTATAACAGAGGTTTTATCAATAGCCAACAATTCAGCAGCGGGTCATACAGTATTAATCCCGGATTAAATCTTACTTATGAAGTTAAAGACAAGCTCACCATAAAGCCCTCCTACTCAATCGGATACAACTTTTCTAACTACACCAATTATAGTATTGAAAAAGTTCAAACCACCAATCAGGTATTAAAACTCCAATTAACCAATTATCTTTTTAAAAGCAATCTTGTTTTTGGAAATGATTTTGAGTACAATACAAATTCTAATATTGCTCAGGGATTCAAACGCGATTTTTATTTCTGGAATACAAGCTTCGGATACTCTTTTTTCAAGAAACAGCTTACTGCAAAAATTAAAGTATATGATGTTTTGAATCAAAATCAGAGCGTAAGAAGAACCATTACCAATTCATATTTTGAGGATCGGGATGACCTTATCCTGAAACGTTATGTTATGTTCTCCTTAAGCATGAAGCTGAATAAGTTTGCAGGAAAAAAGATGCGTAATCAGTAA
- a CDS encoding SH3 domain-containing protein, translating to MSTLQDKYSSVISAAQSAGISNLQVQEQDGILYISGAASNTAAKDAVWNALGTIDSTYSASDINVDVQVAGLASGAALTVATEDSNLNIRQEPSTEAAVVGKASKGSSVTLIEQTSDDWWKVKTADGQEGYAYSRYLRA from the coding sequence ATGAGCACATTACAAGATAAATATTCAAGTGTAATTTCAGCAGCTCAGTCTGCAGGAATTTCAAACCTTCAGGTTCAGGAACAGGATGGAATTTTATACATCTCAGGAGCAGCTTCCAATACTGCAGCAAAAGATGCTGTGTGGAATGCTTTGGGGACTATCGATTCTACTTACTCCGCTTCCGATATTAATGTAGATGTACAGGTTGCAGGTCTTGCATCAGGAGCAGCGCTTACAGTGGCTACTGAAGATTCAAACCTGAACATCAGACAAGAGCCTTCTACGGAAGCTGCTGTTGTAGGAAAAGCTTCTAAAGGTTCTTCTGTAACTTTAATTGAACAGACTTCAGACGATTGGTGGAAAGTAAAAACTGCCGACGGACAAGAAGGATATGCTTATTCAAGATATTTGAGAGCTTAA